A stretch of Mytilus edulis chromosome 11, xbMytEdul2.2, whole genome shotgun sequence DNA encodes these proteins:
- the LOC139496318 gene encoding uro-adherence factor A-like isoform X1 — translation MDYNDNRECTDVISTINQGLVGKAWAGGTHVITGNINQPIKFNLTNMEEKICDNQVTNEQKSDAENEQAQVDNTKQITNKILNKPELKFVSNPVTWQQMSPKKEKKGSSSGSSDCSSSGESHASGLKTWASVKKTSVENMEMKSNSNSGHSSSTSSSSSGGSPTRTWSSIKQEANKNNVANWKEGSPTKKCLPCDSQDNEVIMKNLQNSPDHTTTGKLDENSGLDNFSFSSKTSPNHSDKKILRKTDSNDCDNSSTSLPPGGASQEEGFNNDYFYDEDFTVQFDTNLRESSPPNCTCPDTSDEVEFPNMVTGSYLSFKNVKSSGIVNQDGHELFCPEESEISVSHHSHMDVSSSEREMMCSSDMLEFSDNPLFTPPLSEDVHMASQEDSTDSLDKAGKEKINQDINGSQTSSDGNLNLDCFPRKEEYFLSFDGSQGHTESYSEQSNSMNSNCSSQGQNSYSQNHINVCSNEDVGDESSESFHICMAGNAYHKKPAVGSRLAKFQTLTALQEQTSELSGSSEYSDEKPCSEPVTSPTKRTFRRLSPSKGRQFRIGQKICFACHLNNSCGDDHSSPTRSRSKQKTVTSWKQVKSLKKLGKLDNILDPSRSRSMPDICLRTWGSGSSLSCHGHDVQKIAESFHCKRHSAYLLDLYQRVRNQSNPVSPECMANIEQILFHNVICKEQKLGNSSHICVFCGAGSDNTLTGSHQVHVSKEGKLGYYTNKRILDWLDKDKLENKSHKSCQTESLTQSKDTAVSPTTVTLWCGTKNFGTQFPPCAKDCSIQTNVHELDDNMKDYSQQTTPTLEGKPTIQEIHIKHVKKDKILAPSRPINNMNYEDGKSLDKSDLLKLISHDFKEIDKLLPQQEFVKTKHGPIPRSKSADSTNRKQIPVPGMGSKSLFYSHKSLPDLSFINLKHLEEKQDDGSLMSLFDPLPIAMPVPVFIPAVVNNSNKVTKSLSTKNSFDNLSHSCRSNSKTRGKGHRSHSAPARSHNSNLIRNCHESETSSSGFTSSTSSGIDPGYSDRCMHNSSPTTDIERLIFYPPHVENTCKGDNLSQNLSDSGNTSLHQNPERQRQQWKSSKPTDKKVNRYANEIHPGNIETKNKTKTVKSPGTNSNTSHSSSNSSLHLEHLYSLQEEQTPVSSPERDLCHHENDYLYGNAYCVNCCKGREQGHWEDEEVVVRRRKFDYHIQLSSESGSSGSGSFFPNFDKKPLKSCLRKRQFLRTRSLSDHFDLGIQDEQTKEDRKKNRHSYACEEIILLQDETGEYFVCKNNEDEAEPVVFYLEEKPEDNNEKTVVKMRPKKVEEKLKDAETDSCEKELYGKRKSVSFASEVSFHAISPHMTPKRQQNSGGSEQEVMSSEQEQVMSSEKQEVKSSDEEVNSIKNPKETENEKSSSDSDEAPPAEFQVSPTGEATPTNDHVEKTDQDTKKVLLSDISSAAESLVEHFASAKNPFDKLRLGSSADTPDIGDLALSRLCPAIYRVINDGLKPHLTGVQVFGRVQVTAWKLAEASVEQGPYTRAIHDLVQQLKGHTGLVSHSNKFDAFIFGLLNLRLVDYWMGYLRHNSSIVEKYYNQDSVMSLSGTLYERKYSEVLISLQPLAVLPFQLSIEFIASRISLQGSETTSIGKDLSPKKDNSSSEHCMNDSFSKEKAIIGVAASKAWDWLKNGAAAKSPSDEIPSPPVLMGNVMISSITGILGKLSGTLKSDDKKCIQTEKEIVETAKTNDVERPIMATGLVNNLQTESPPAKPPRTSLKLELTKDESTVEAAAADITETGNQDSRLSGDNSVQSLPSDSTAMMSSFSGIAGKLLGINTDMPKKRDPTKPLPVKKEKSDSTDVDLEKTKSGLIRLFDKLLLPRDSSKKEQKLKSRWSWGYGQGQQVKPLSIATKTVPEKSELKSPGQSTQSKLPAYTGKGSNSQTKSATAAAPSKLVPRTTKLSRSSMKNSDNSLKMSNNSLEKQKESSGKTVREKTVMKSKVPVRKSASQKPVKEKSKPVEQKSDKVPKENKWQGAITLSASLEEGPTLKAPPSVTQMVAKFENKIDRISVEKDEENGEQEVPQGNSDSIVKETYKDAVTSDSTENTLHLSDEINCNSPNPNVATILELDAENHLKTADLGFKKPNFRYVQSTKDSDQSGGDFSYHAGDHFEVLAQLDSDWLYCINGKKEGLIRQEHVRPITDEEELKKLHGEFYS, via the exons ATGGATTACAATGATAACAGAGAATGTACTGATGTCATTTCTACAATAAACCAG GGATTGGTTGGCAAAGCCTGGGCAGGTGGAACCCATGTGATAACAGGAAATATTAACCAGCCaatcaaatttaatttaacaaacaTGGAAGAAAAGATCTGTGATAATCAAGTGACAAATGAACAGAAAAGTGATGCTGAAAACGAACAGGCTCAAGTGGACAATACAAAACAAATTACCAATAAGATTCTTAACAAGCCGGAGTTGAAATTTGTGTCCAATCCTGTCACTTGGCAACAAATGTCACCTAAAAAGGAAAAGAAAGGGTCCTCGAGCGGGAGCAGTGATTGTTCCTCATCAGGTGAATCACATGCTAGTGGACTTAAAACTTGGGCAAGCGTCAAAAAGACTAGTGTGGAAAACATGGAAATGAAATCGAATTCTAATTCTGGACATAGTAGTTCTACATCATCGTCTTCCTCCGGTGGGAGTCCAACACGGACATGGTCCTCAATCAAACAGGAGGCTAATAAAAATAACGTTGCAAATTGGAAAGAGGGTTCGCCTACGAAAAAGTGTTTGCCATGTGATTCTCAGGATAATGAGGTCataatgaaaaatttacaaaatagtCCTGATCATACTACTACAGGAAAATTGGATGAAAATAGTGGTTTGGACAATTTTTCATTCAGTTCAAAAACATCTCCAAATCATAGTGATAAAAAAATTCTAAGAAAAACTGATTCTAATGATTGCGATAATAGTAGTACAAGTTTACCACCAGGTGGAGCTTCACAAGAAGAGGGATTTAATAATGACTACTTCTATGATGAAGATTTTACAGTGCAATTTGACACAAACTTACGTGAATCTTCACCGCCAAATTGTACATGTCCTGATACTTCAGACGAAGTTGAATTTCCTAACATGGTGACAGGAAGTTATTTAAGCTTTAAAAATGTGAAATCGTCTGGAATAGTTAATCAAGATGGACATGAACTGTTTTGTCCAGAAGAATCAGAAATATCGGTCAGTCATCATTCTCATATGGACGTATCATCAAGTGAACGTGAAATGATGTGCTCGAGTGATATGTTAGAATTTAGTGACAATCCACTGTTCACCCCTCCATTGTCAGAGGATGTCCACATGGCATCGCAGGAAGATTCGACAGATAGTCTGGACAAAGCTGGCAAGGAGAAAATCAATCAAGATATAAATGGAAGTCAGACTTCTAGTGATGGCAATTTAAATTTAGACTGCTTTCCACGAAAAGAAGAGTACTTTTTGTCATTTGATGGTTCACAAGGTCACACAGAGTCATATTCTGAGCAAAGTAACTCAATGAACTCAAACTGCTCAAGTCAAGGTCAGAACAGTTACAGTCAGAATCATATAAATGTTTGTTCGAATGAAGATGTAGGCGACGAATCATCCGAAAGCTTTCACATATGTATGGCAGGCAATGCATACCATAAAAAGCCAGCTGTTGGAAGTAGACTTGCTAAATTCCAAACTCTCACAGCGCTACAAGAACAAACAAGTGAACTGTCTGGATCTAGTGAATATTCTGATGAGAAACCTTGTAGTGAACCAGTTACCTCCCCTACAAAGAGAACATTCAGAAGGTTGTCACCATCAAAGGGGAGACAATTCAGAATAGGTCAGAAAATTTGTTTTGCTTGTCATCTTAATAATTCCTGTGGAGATGATCACAGTTCTcccacaaggtcaaggtcaaaacaAAAGACTGTTACCTCATGGAAGCaagtaaaaagtttgaaaaagttAGGTAAACTAGACAATATCTTAGATCCATCGCGGAGTAGGAGTATGCCAGATATATGTTTACGTACTTGGGGTTCAGGATCATCTCTAAGTTGTCACGGACATGATGTTCAGAAAATTGCTGAAAGTTTTCATTGTAAGCGACATTCTGCATACCTGTTGGATTTATACCAGAGAGTTAGGAACCAGTCTAATCCAGTTTCTCCTGAATGTATGGCAAATATTGAACAAATTTTGTTCCATAATGTGATCTGTAAAGAACAGAAGTTAGGGAACAGCTCACATATTTGTGTGTTCTGTGGTGCTGGTTCTGATAACACGTTGACAGGAAGTCATCAGGTACATGTAAGCAAGGAAGGAAAGCTGGGATACTATACAAACAAGAGAATCCTTGATTGGCTAGATAAAGACAAGTTAGAAAATAAAAGTCACAAGAGTTGTCAAACTGAAAGTTTAACACAAAGTAAAGATACAGCAGTGTCTCCTACGACGGTAACGCTATGGTGTGGAACTAAAAACTTTGGAACTCAGTTTCCACCTTGTGCAAAAGATTGTTCCATTCAAACAAATGTTCATGAGTTGGATGACAATATGAAGGATTACAGTCAGCAGACGACACCAACATTGGAGGGAAAACCAACGATACAGGAGATACATATTAAACATgtcaaaaaagataaaatattggcACCATCTAGACCAATTAATAACATGAATTATGAGGATGGAAAATCTTTGGATAAAAGTGACTTACTTAAACTTATTTCtcatgattttaaagaaattgataAACTTTTGCCACAGCAAgaatttgttaaaacaaaacatggACCAATTCCTAGATCAAAAAGTGCTGActctacaaatagaaaacaaatcccTGTCCCAGGTATGGGAtctaaatcattgttttattcaCACAAATCTCTACCAGACTTGAGTTTTATAAACTTGAAACATCTGGAAGAAAAACAGGATGATGGTTCATTAATGTCTCTGTTTGATCCGTTACCAATAGCGATGCCAGTTCCTGTTTTTATTCCAGCTGTTGTCAATAATAGCAACAAGGTGACGAAAAGTCTCAGTACTAAGAATTCTTTTGATAATTTATCTCATTCTTGTAGAAGTAATTCAAAAACTAGAGGCAAAGGTCATAGGTCACATTCTGCCCCAGCTAGATCACACAATTCCAATTTGATTCGCAATTGTCATGAATCTGAGACCAGTAGTAGTGGGTTCACAAGTTCAACATCATCAGGGATTGACCCTGGATACAGTGATAGATGTATGCACAACAGTAGTCCAACAACGGACATTGAAAGATTGATTTTCTACCCTCCTCATGTGGAGAATACATGTAAGGGAGACAACTTGAGTCAGAACTTAAGTGATAGTGGCAATACCAGTTTACATCAAAATCCAGAACGACAACGGCAGCAATGGAAATCCTCAAAACCGACTGACAAAAAAGTTAATCGCTATGCTAATGAAATACATCCTGGAAACATTGAaacaaagaataaaacaaaaactgtcaAAAGTCCGGGAACAAATAGCAATACAAGTCATTCTTCTTCTAACAGTTCGTTACATTTGGAACATCTCTATTCTTTACAAGAGGAACAAACACCTGTCTCATCTCCAGAACGAGACTTATGCCACCATGAAAATGACTATCTCTATGGAAACGCATATTGTGTGAACTGTTGTAAAGGTCGTGAGCAAGGTCATTGGGAGGATGAGGAAGTTGTTGTTCGCAGACGTAAATTTGATTACCACATTCAGTTATCCAGTGAATCTGGGTCATCTGGTAGTGGCAGTTTCTTCCCGAATTTTGACAAGAAACCATTGAAATCTTGTCTTCGTAAAAGACAGTTTTTACGTACAAGGTCATTATCAGATCATTTTGACCTTGGCATACAAGATGAACAAACAAAGGAGGATCGTAAAAAGAATAGACACTCATATGCATGTGAGGAAATAATACTTCTTCAGGACGAAACAGGGGAATATTTTGTCTGTAAGAACAATGAAGATGAAGCTGAACCAGTTGTTTTCTATCTTGAAGAAAAACCGGAGGacaacaatgagaaaactgtGGTTAAAATGCGTCCTAAAAAAGTGGAAGAAAAACTAAAAGATGCAGAAACTGATTCTTGTGAGAAGGAATTATATGGTAAAAGAAAGAGTGTCAGTTTTGCATCAGAAGTATCATTCCATGCAATAAGTCCACACATGACACCAAAACGACAACAAAATAGTGGTGGCAGTGAACAGGAAGTGATGTCATCAGAACAAGAGCAAGTCATGTCATCAGAGAAACAGGAAGTGAAATCTTCTGATGAGGAAGTTAACTCAATAAAGAATCCAAAAGAAACTGAAAATG AGAAATCAAGTTCAGACTCAGATGAGGCTCCTCCTGCAGAATTCCAGGTTTCTCCAACAGGGGAAGCTACTCCTACAAATGATCATGTGGAGAAGACAGATCAAGATACAAAAAAAG ttttattgtCAGACATTAGCAGTGCTGCTGAATCCCTAGTCGAACATTTCGCTTCGGCCAAAAATCCTTTTGACAAG cTTCGACTGGGGAGTTCTGCTGACACTCCGGACATTGGTGACCTTGCTCTGTCAAGGTTATGTCCTGCTATATATAGAGTGATAAACGACGGCCTAAAACCACACCTCACAGGAGTTCAGGTGTTTGGACGAGTACAAGTGACTGCTTGGAAACTTGCAGAGGCCTCGGTTGAACAAG gTCCATACACCAGAGCTATTCATGACCTTGTCCAGCAGCTTAAAGGTCACACAGGCCTTGTATCTCATAGCAACAAGTTTGATGCATTTATTTTTGGTCTTTTAAA tttgAGATTAGTGGATTACTGGATGGGGTATTTAAGACACAACAGTTCAATCGTTGAAAAGTATTACAATCAGGattcagttatgtcccttagtGGAACTCTTTATGAAAGGAAGTACAGTGAGGTACTGATATCACTACAACCACTAGCAGTATTACCATTTCAACTAAGCATTGAATTCATTGCATCTCGTATCAGTTTGCAGGGATCAGAAACTACCTCCATTGGAAAAGATTTAAGTcccaagaaagataactcttctTCTGAGCATTGCATGAACGACTCGTTCTCGAAAGAGAAGGCAATTATAGGAGTCGCTGCTTCTAAAGCTTGGGATTGGTTGAAAAATGGTGCTGCAGCTAAAAGTCCCAGTGATGAAATCCCTAGTCCACCAGTTCTGATGGGAAATGTTATGATATCAAGTATAACTGGAATTCTGGGTAAATTATCTGGTACTTTAAAATCTGACGACAAAAAATGTATACAGACTGAAAAAGAAATTGTGGAAACTGCAAAAACTAATGATGTGGAAAGACCTATCATGGCTACAGGATTAGTTAATAACCTACAGACTGAAAGTCCTCCTGCCAAACCACCCAGGACTTCTCTTAAATTAGAACTAACAAAGGATGAATCTACTGTGGAAGCAGCAGCAGCAGACATCACTGAGACAGGGAACCAGGACAGCAGACTAAGTGGAGATAACTCTGTTCAATCTTTACCTAGTGATAGTACtgctatgatgagttcatttagtGGTATCGCTGGGAAACTCTTAGGAATCAATACAGACATGCCTAAGAAACGTGATCCTACAAAGCCACTTCCTGTTAAGAAAGAAAAATCAGATAGTACCGATGTTGATCTTGAGAAAACAAAATCAGGATTAATTAGACTCTTTGATAAATTACTTTTGCCCAGAGATTCTAGTAAAAAGGAGCAGAAGTTAAAATCAAGATGGAGTTGGGGTTATGGCCAAGGTCAACAGGTTAAACCACTATCAATAGCGACTAAAACTGTTCCAGAAAAGAGTGAATTAAAGTCACCAGGGCAGTCAACACAAAGTAAGTTACCAGCATATACAGGGAAGGGAAGTAACTCACAGACAAAAAGTGCCACAGCAGCTGCCCCATCAAAACTGGTACCTAGAACAACAAAATTAAGTAGGTCCAGTATGAAAAATTCTGACAACAGCTTAAAGATGTCAAATAATAGTCTGGAAAAGCAAAAGGAAAGCTCTGGAAAAACAGTAAGGGAAAAAACTGTTATGAAGAGTAAGGTACCAGTCAGAAAATCAGCCAGTCAAAAACCAGTCAAGGAAAAGTCAAAACCAGTGGAGCAAAAAAGTGATAAAGTGCcaaaagaaaataaatggcaAGGGGCAATAACTCTGAGTGCATCATTGGAGGAAGGACCAACTCTTAAAGCACCACCATCAGTGACACAAATGGTGGCCAAATTTGAGAATAAAATTGACAGAATAAGTGTTGAAAAGGATGAAGAAAATGGTGAACAGGAAGTGCCTCAAGGGAATTCTGATAGTATTGTCAAGGAAACATATAAAGACGCTGTGACTTCAGACAGTACAGAAAATACATTACACCTCAGTGATGAAATCAATTGTAACTCGCCAAATCCAAATGTAGCAACGATTTTAGAACTGGATGCAGAAAATCATCTAAAAACTGCTGATTTAGGCTTTAAAAAACCAAATTTCAG GTACGTACAATCAACCAAAGACAGTGACCAATCAGGAGGAGATTTTTCATACCATGCTGGCGACCATTTTGAAGTTTTGGCACAGCTGGATTCTGATTGGTTGTATTGTATAAACGGGAAGAAAGAAGGTTTAATCAGACAAGAACATGTTCGGCCAATCACAGACGAGGAAGAATTAAAAAAACTCCATGGTGAATTTTACAGTTAA